In Risungbinella massiliensis, a single window of DNA contains:
- the trhO gene encoding oxygen-dependent tRNA uridine(34) hydroxylase TrhO, with amino-acid sequence MNTEKLYRVLLYYKYVDIKNPEEVTQEHKEVCTKIGLKGRIHISKEGINGTCSGTVEQTDQYIEYMRNHPLFHDIFFKIDEHDGHAFKKLHVRHRPEIVTWRLGKELKPHEKTGTHLSPKEFNELLKKEDVIVLDGRNDYEYDLGHFRGAIRPEVETTKDFPKWIQENLGQYKDKKIITYCTGGIRCEMLTAYMLEEGFQDVSQLDGGIVTYGKDPEVKGELFDGKLYVFDERISVPVNQVEEVVVGKCYHCGTPAEKYINCKYDICHHQHIVCPECDEQHHGYCKPECEEKDRELQASKNNN; translated from the coding sequence ATGAATACAGAAAAACTTTATCGTGTTCTTCTATATTATAAATATGTAGACATTAAAAACCCAGAAGAAGTGACACAAGAACACAAAGAAGTATGTACAAAGATCGGTTTGAAAGGGAGAATTCACATCTCCAAAGAAGGAATTAACGGTACTTGTTCGGGTACGGTCGAGCAAACGGACCAGTACATTGAGTATATGCGAAATCATCCTTTGTTCCATGACATTTTCTTTAAAATCGATGAACATGATGGCCATGCTTTTAAAAAGCTACACGTACGCCATCGGCCTGAGATCGTAACTTGGAGACTAGGTAAAGAATTGAAGCCTCATGAAAAAACAGGTACCCATCTATCTCCCAAAGAATTTAATGAGCTACTCAAAAAAGAGGACGTTATCGTACTAGATGGACGCAATGATTATGAATATGACCTTGGTCATTTTCGTGGTGCCATTCGTCCAGAAGTCGAAACAACCAAGGATTTTCCAAAGTGGATCCAAGAGAACCTTGGACAGTATAAAGACAAAAAAATTATCACCTATTGTACAGGTGGAATCCGGTGCGAGATGTTGACTGCATATATGCTCGAAGAAGGTTTCCAAGACGTTTCGCAGCTAGATGGTGGAATTGTCACCTACGGAAAAGATCCAGAGGTAAAAGGAGAACTCTTCGATGGGAAATTGTATGTATTTGATGAGCGGATCTCTGTTCCAGTTAACCAAGTAGAAGAAGTGGTTGTTGGAAAGTGCTACCATTGTGGAACTCCTGCTGAAAAATATATTAACTGTAAATATGATATTTGCCATCATCAGCATATTGTTTGTCCCGAGTGCGACGAACAACATCATGGTTATTGTAAACCAGAATGCGAAGAAAAAGATCGAGAACTTCAAGCCAGCAAAAACAATAACTAA